The DNA sequence CCCCAGGTCGATCGCCGCGGCGGTCAGCTCGACGTTGCGCCGGTCGCCCAGCACGCCGCCGTCCGAGCCGACGTAGCCCGCGTACCGGATCAGCTGCTCGTTGCGGATCCGCGGGGCGGGCCTGCCGGGCTCGTCGGGGGCGAACACGCTGATCACCGGGCGGACCTTGCCGCCGTTGCCGGCGAGCTCGAGGTGCTCGACGCACTCGTCCGCGACCTCCTTGGGATCGCGCAGGTCGCGCAGGTCGCGGACCTTGAGGCTGCGCCAGTACAGCCGGCCGATGCAGCGCGCGCTGTTGCGCCACGCCACCCGTGCGCCGAACGTCAGCTCGTCGGGCGTGTGGCGGTAGGTGCCGGTCGCCGCGACTTCGGCGTGCATCTCGGCGAGGCGGTACTCGACGGGACCGAGTTCGGGGTGTTCGGAGTGGTGCAGGCGGAGGAACTCCTCGGCCTCGGCGAGGTCGACGGTGGGCGCGGCGGAGTCGTGCAGGGGGATGGCTTCAGCCGGACACGAGGGGACGGGGGCCATGGCGGGACACCGTAGTTGGACCTTCGCCGTCGCTGCACCGCCGTGCCGGGTGCCGAAGTGCATTCAAGACCTACTGCTGATGGCGGACAGTAAGCGCTTGATCGCGCAGAAGGGTGAGGCTTCCAGCGGAAACGAGTGATATTCGATCGTTATCCAGCCGAATCGCGGCGGTTACTTGTGATTTACCTCACAGCAGCATATTCACCTATCGGGTGACAGCGACGGCGGCGTCCACGCCATGAACCGGGCCATCCCGCGCAGCCCGATCGACGGCGGGACGGCGCGCATGGCGGTGTCACGCGCCTTCACGAGCACCGGGTTCCGCAGCTTGTGCCCCACCCTCCCGAGCATCCGCGACGCCTTCGCCATCGACTGCGTGCGCGGCCGGCGTTGCCGGTCGTACTCCGCGAGCGCGCCGGCCACGTCGTCGGCGCGGGCGCACACGGCGGCCAGCACCACGGCGTCCTCGATCGCCATGCACGCGCCTTGGCCCAGGTAGGGCGTCATCGCGTGGGCCGCGTCGCCGAGCAGCGCCACCCGGCCGCGCACGTAGGTCGGCAGCGGCGCGGCCAGCTCGTGGATGTCGTGCCGCAGCACGGCCTCGGGTGGCGTGGCGTCCAGCAGGTCCGGGATCGGGTCGTGCCAGTCGGCGACGAGCCGGCGGACCTCGCCCAGCTCGTCCGCCGAACGGCCACCGGCAGGGGCGGTCGTGGCCGCGTACCAGCAGACCCGACCGTCACCGAGCGGGAGGACGCCGAACTCGGCGCCGGGACCGAGGGTCTGGCCGAGGCCGAGGTCGCGGGGGAACACGGCTCTCGTCACGCTGCGCCACGCCGTGGTGCCCGTGTACACCGGCTGGGGCATTCCCGGGAACAGCGCCTGCCGGGTTCGGCTGCGCAGGCCGTCCGCCGCGACCACGAGGTCGGCGTCCAGGTCGTCCACGTCCGTCACCTCGGTGTCGGTGACCAGGCACGCCGGCGGCAGCGCCGACCGCAGCACCCGGTGCAGGTCGGCCCGGTGCACCGCGACCACGTGGTCCTCGTGCGAGGCGTCGACCCGCGTCAGCGTCCGGCCCCTCGGGTCGCGGATGCCGCCGGGCACGCGGGGCGTGCCGATCCGCCGCACCTCGTCGGCCAGCCCCAGCGCCGCCAGGGCCCGCAGGGCGTTCGGCATCACGCCGACGCCCGCGCCGACCTCGCCGAACTCCGGCACGCGTTCCAGCACCCCGACCTCCCAGCCGACCTGCCGCAACGCGACCGCCGCCGTGACGCCACCGAGGCCACCACCCACCACGAGCGCTTTCATGCCCCTCCTTCTACAGCTGTAGATACCAGTACTCTACAGCTGTAGAAGGA is a window from the Saccharothrix saharensis genome containing:
- a CDS encoding FAD-dependent monooxygenase, yielding MKALVVGGGLGGVTAAVALRQVGWEVGVLERVPEFGEVGAGVGVMPNALRALAALGLADEVRRIGTPRVPGGIRDPRGRTLTRVDASHEDHVVAVHRADLHRVLRSALPPACLVTDTEVTDVDDLDADLVVAADGLRSRTRQALFPGMPQPVYTGTTAWRSVTRAVFPRDLGLGQTLGPGAEFGVLPLGDGRVCWYAATTAPAGGRSADELGEVRRLVADWHDPIPDLLDATPPEAVLRHDIHELAAPLPTYVRGRVALLGDAAHAMTPYLGQGACMAIEDAVVLAAVCARADDVAGALAEYDRQRRPRTQSMAKASRMLGRVGHKLRNPVLVKARDTAMRAVPPSIGLRGMARFMAWTPPSLSPDR